The Candidatus Desulfofervidus auxilii sequence TTGATCCAGAAGAACTTGATCCACTTGAATATGAGGCAATGAAACATCGCTTAAATTATGTTCGTTTAGATGGAAATGTAGGTATTATGGTAAATGGTGCAGGTTTGGCTATGGCAACTATGGATGTAATTAAGCTTTATGGAGCAAAACCAGCCAATTTTTTAGATGTAGGTGGTGGGGCAAATGTAGAGATGATTTCTCAGGGATTAAAGATTTTACTTTCTGATCCAAATGTAAAATTGATTTTTATTAATATTTTTGGTGGCATATTGCGTTGTGATGTTTTAGCAGAGGGACTAATTGAGGCAGCTAAAAAAGTAAATATTAATGTGCCAATTTTAATAAGATTAGAAGGTACAAATGTGGAAAAAGGGCGTAAGATGCTTTCTGATTCAGATTTAAATTTTATTGTGGCAAAGGATATTAGTGATGCAGGAAAAAAGATTATGGAGATTTTAAGGGGTTGAATATGGCTATTTTAGTGAATGAAGATACAAAAGTGCTTGTTCAAGGTATTACTGGAAAAGAAGGTGCATTTCATACAAAACAGATGCTTTCTTATGGAACAAAAATTGTTGCAGGAGTAACACCTGGCAAAGGAGGGCAGGAGATAGAGGGAGTGCCAGTATTTAATACTGTGGAAGAAGCAGTAAAAGAGACAGGAGCAAATGCTTCAGTTATATTTGTACCAGCTCCATTTGCTCCTGATGCCATTTATGAAGCTACTTCTGCTGGAATAAAGTTAATTGTTTGTATTACAGAAGGTATACCTACTTTTGATATGATGAAGGTAAAGCGTTATTTAGAAGAACATCCTGATGTAACACTTATTGGCCCGAATTGTCCTGGTTTAATTGCCCCTCCATTTAAATGTAAGCTTGGGATAATGCCTGGTCATATTCATACTCCTGGTTCAATTGGTGTTGTTTCTCGCAGTGGTACGCTTACTTATGAAATAGACTATCAATTAACATTAGCTGGCTTAGGTCAAACTACTTGTGTTGGTATTGGTGGTGATGCCATTCCTGGAAGCAGTTTTATTGATATTTTAAAGCTATTCAATGAAGATGAAGAGACAAAGGGTGTGGTTATGGTAGGAGAGATTGGTGGTACAGCTGAAGAAGAGGCAGCTATATATATCAAAAAATACTTTAAAAAGCCAGTTATAGCTTTTATTGCTGGACGCACAGCCCCTCCTGGAAAACGTATGGGACACGCTGGTGCTATCATTTCTGGAGGTCAAGGGACAGCTGAAAGCAAAATAAAGGCTTTAAAAGAAGCAGGTATCTTTGTAGCTGAAGATTTAGGTAAACTTGGAGAAACTGTAAAAGAAGTGGTGGGTGTATAAATGGCACAAAAAAAGAAAAAATTGCCAAGACATGCCTTTTTAAAATGTCGAGGAGGTAAAAGGGCACAGCGTACATTTGAATATCCAAGTGATTTAGATTGTAAAGAGGCAGTAAAAAGATATGGTATTAATCTTTTATGTAAGATTGGTTGTCTTGGGCTTGGTAGTTGCGTTAAAGCCTGTCCAGAAGAAGCAATTGTTATTGGTGAGCAAGGATTGCCTATTATTGATGAAGAAAAATGCATTGGTTGTGGTAAGTGTATAGCAGCTTGTCCTCAAAAAGTTCTAGAATTGGTTTCTCCTATTTCACCTATTTTACGTTTTAATCGTACTGATGATTGCTTAGCACCATGTCAACAAGCCTGTCCTGCTCAGATAGATATTCCAAGGTTTATTCAAAAAATTAAAGCAGGCGATTATAAAAAGGCACTTTCTATAATTAAAGAACATATGCCTATGCCTTTAATATTAGGTAGGGTATGTCCAAGACCCTGTGA is a genomic window containing:
- the sucD gene encoding succinate--CoA ligase subunit alpha; the encoded protein is MAILVNEDTKVLVQGITGKEGAFHTKQMLSYGTKIVAGVTPGKGGQEIEGVPVFNTVEEAVKETGANASVIFVPAPFAPDAIYEATSAGIKLIVCITEGIPTFDMMKVKRYLEEHPDVTLIGPNCPGLIAPPFKCKLGIMPGHIHTPGSIGVVSRSGTLTYEIDYQLTLAGLGQTTCVGIGGDAIPGSSFIDILKLFNEDEETKGVVMVGEIGGTAEEEAAIYIKKYFKKPVIAFIAGRTAPPGKRMGHAGAIISGGQGTAESKIKALKEAGIFVAEDLGKLGETVKEVVGV